A window of Novosphingobium terrae contains these coding sequences:
- a CDS encoding matrixin family metalloprotease, whose translation MANPSTTDYLTLANQVYSNNTVGQPTLAPAGYTVVASGQVDTSTGFQATAYAPLDNPNQIIIAFAGTRNVGGVETDISLSQGGNLQANNQALSFVNSIMAANSDNPNAQYYLVGHSLGGEEAQYVKEQLGDSIAGGMTFGAPGVSDSPGNLGLNDANWTNYAISSDVIANFTPASGDHYGNVVTLDAPFVAAGLSSAQAAASVAQDGNVSSIYSTLTSDGTGKGITAALESHVLDSYQQALGANVFPTDYSAIPAMVDLSVFAGANNSAPSDNGSEITVDGNAVANAVYGGQLNLGGGLTVSVVNQSGLNLQNSDVGSNIIDEGLNNTFSTNDATLQMMSNLNISINGTNNYINVTLGDNLSFAANVSNTIGGSGTPSDGSGTVINASSGDQIAVANHGDTAYGSDATFLVAAGEGELTINGNNDALGDAPGVSMANGTFAFNGSGELIEDGGNRVSFGDGSSGSVSGQSNDFTLGSGVNLSVDSNLSEDVNGSNDAINLGSGTTLIGLGDNNSISLSGDASSSSGIYLEFQGYNNSASLSDGFVNFTQGSGNDTVYGSGDTVLNGTGVNLTVDGSNNQIGFNGDPSGGGGATIGINGGGESINASFGETFDFGQNSSATISGAGSPSDGSGDVINASAGDQIAVANHGDTAFASDDTFLIAAGEGELTINGSDVVVGDAPGIGNGTLTLNGSNFDLEDGNDTFTLDGDTNVNVDGAGDVLYSDNNSIVGNSGTNFSLYGNGDTVILYENSTMRLGDDQTVYVEGSGITIDGGSGDTIIVDGSDDYVSASYSDIQYNGDDDAASGSGDDVSGDGSGDTYDGYGDGGSSGYGYGGSTESGSGYWGFSSNGLGDGKFVSQLDLNQGRAAATAKAEASWTQAGKAISVATQGSGIAPSLLEAGHWTTSTVTWSFGSTGASGTGQFSGAIQSIYQTAIEEAFQVWAGATGLTLQQVSDPSTADIQIGWNTFDTAESGALGYTSFKAQSGALLAGVSISLEDPLQQSLVAAEDGSFTYAQTSTTLEQLALHEIGHALGFAISSDPTSIMYPILGSQNLTLNAQDQAMASALYGGSTSALQSAASALAQAIASFTATDTALPNMLSVATTNQPAVQLVGAH comes from the coding sequence ATGGCTAATCCTTCGACAACCGACTATTTGACGTTGGCAAATCAGGTTTATAGCAACAATACCGTAGGCCAACCGACATTAGCGCCTGCAGGGTATACTGTGGTGGCGAGCGGCCAAGTTGACACCTCCACTGGTTTTCAAGCAACAGCTTATGCACCGTTAGATAACCCGAATCAGATTATTATTGCATTTGCGGGTACCAGAAACGTTGGGGGAGTTGAAACCGATATTTCCCTTTCGCAAGGCGGGAATCTGCAAGCTAATAATCAAGCACTTTCCTTTGTTAACAGCATTATGGCTGCTAATTCTGACAATCCTAATGCGCAATATTACCTTGTTGGTCATTCTCTCGGCGGTGAAGAGGCTCAGTATGTGAAAGAGCAGCTTGGAGACTCGATAGCCGGAGGCATGACATTTGGCGCGCCAGGGGTTTCGGACTCTCCGGGAAATTTAGGGCTTAACGACGCTAATTGGACCAATTATGCTATTAGCAGTGACGTTATTGCTAATTTTACTCCAGCAAGTGGAGATCATTATGGTAATGTCGTGACGCTAGATGCGCCATTTGTCGCAGCTGGTCTATCGTCAGCTCAGGCGGCGGCGTCTGTCGCTCAGGACGGCAACGTCTCGTCGATCTATTCCACGCTTACTTCGGACGGAACCGGAAAGGGCATAACTGCGGCTCTCGAAAGTCATGTTCTCGATTCTTATCAACAGGCTCTCGGTGCAAACGTCTTTCCTACGGATTACAGCGCAATCCCTGCTATGGTTGATCTATCCGTTTTCGCGGGTGCAAACAATTCGGCTCCCTCTGATAATGGTAGTGAAATCACAGTTGATGGAAATGCCGTGGCGAACGCTGTGTATGGCGGTCAGCTAAATCTTGGTGGCGGACTCACAGTTTCTGTCGTTAATCAGAGCGGCCTGAATCTTCAAAATTCCGACGTCGGTTCGAATATTATCGATGAGGGGTTGAACAACACTTTCTCCACAAATGATGCTACTTTGCAGATGATGTCTAATTTGAATATTTCGATAAATGGAACCAATAACTATATCAATGTGACTCTCGGTGATAACTTGTCGTTCGCAGCAAATGTTTCCAACACAATTGGTGGTTCCGGGACGCCCAGCGATGGAAGCGGCACAGTTATAAATGCATCAAGCGGGGATCAGATTGCGGTCGCAAACCATGGCGATACGGCATACGGGTCTGATGCCACCTTCCTGGTCGCTGCAGGCGAAGGTGAGTTGACCATCAATGGCAACAATGACGCACTTGGCGACGCGCCAGGCGTTTCTATGGCCAACGGTACTTTTGCGTTCAACGGCTCCGGCGAGCTTATTGAGGATGGTGGAAATCGCGTCAGCTTCGGAGATGGCAGCAGTGGCAGTGTCAGCGGCCAGAGCAACGATTTTACGCTCGGCAGCGGTGTCAACCTCTCGGTAGATAGCAATCTCTCCGAGGACGTGAACGGCTCGAACGACGCGATCAATCTTGGAAGCGGAACGACGTTGATTGGCTTGGGGGACAACAATTCGATCAGCCTCTCGGGCGATGCGTCGAGCTCCTCCGGTATCTACCTGGAGTTCCAAGGCTACAACAATTCCGCCAGTCTGAGCGATGGTTTTGTCAACTTCACGCAAGGAAGCGGCAACGACACAGTTTATGGATCCGGGGACACCGTTCTGAATGGAACCGGCGTTAACCTCACTGTCGATGGCAGCAACAACCAGATAGGCTTCAATGGCGATCCTTCGGGTGGCGGTGGCGCGACAATCGGAATCAACGGCGGTGGCGAGAGCATCAATGCGTCATTCGGCGAGACCTTCGACTTTGGGCAAAATAGCTCCGCGACCATTAGTGGTGCCGGTTCCCCCTCCGATGGCAGCGGGGATGTCATCAACGCCTCTGCTGGAGACCAGATTGCAGTTGCCAATCATGGCGACACAGCCTTTGCATCCGATGACACGTTCCTGATTGCCGCCGGTGAAGGAGAATTGACGATCAACGGGAGTGATGTCGTCGTGGGCGACGCTCCTGGTATCGGAAATGGGACGCTCACGCTGAACGGCAGTAACTTTGATCTCGAAGATGGAAACGACACATTCACTCTGGACGGCGACACAAATGTTAACGTCGATGGCGCAGGGGATGTGCTGTATTCCGACAACAATTCCATCGTCGGCAACAGCGGCACCAATTTCAGCCTCTATGGCAACGGTGATACCGTCATTCTCTACGAAAACAGCACGATGCGCCTTGGCGATGATCAGACTGTCTATGTAGAAGGGAGCGGGATCACGATCGATGGCGGGAGTGGTGATACAATTATCGTTGATGGCAGCGATGATTATGTGTCGGCAAGCTATAGCGACATTCAATACAATGGTGATGATGACGCGGCCAGCGGCTCAGGTGACGATGTCAGCGGCGATGGATCGGGCGACACCTATGATGGTTACGGGGACGGCGGGTCGTCGGGGTACGGCTATGGCGGTTCGACAGAAAGCGGAAGTGGTTATTGGGGCTTCTCGTCCAATGGGCTGGGCGATGGAAAGTTCGTCAGTCAACTCGACCTGAATCAGGGGCGAGCTGCGGCGACCGCCAAAGCAGAGGCCTCCTGGACACAGGCTGGAAAGGCAATCTCGGTTGCCACTCAGGGTTCTGGTATCGCTCCATCACTTCTCGAGGCAGGACATTGGACGACTTCGACGGTCACCTGGAGTTTCGGCTCGACGGGAGCATCGGGGACAGGCCAGTTTAGCGGGGCGATACAGTCCATCTATCAAACGGCAATCGAGGAAGCATTCCAGGTATGGGCAGGGGCGACCGGCCTTACGCTTCAGCAGGTGAGCGATCCCAGTACTGCCGATATCCAGATTGGGTGGAATACCTTCGATACCGCTGAGTCGGGGGCACTGGGCTACACGAGCTTCAAAGCGCAGTCGGGCGCCTTGCTTGCTGGCGTAAGTATCAGCCTGGAAGATCCGTTGCAGCAGAGTCTGGTCGCCGCGGAAGATGGATCCTTTACCTACGCACAGACATCGACGACGCTCGAGCAGCTCGCTTTGCATGAAATCGGCCATGCGCTGGGTTTCGCCATAAGTTCGGATCCAACCTCCATTATGTACCCGATACTGGGTTCCCAGAATCTAACGCTCAATGCGCAAGATCAGGCCATGGCGAGCGCACTTTATGGCGGTAGTACGAGCGCGCTTCAGTCTGCCGCTTCGGCGTTGGCTCAAGCGATTGCTTCGTTCACCGCGACCGACACCGCACTGCCCAATATGCTGAGCGTTGCGACAACGAACCAGCCTGCAGTGCAGCTCGTCGGGGCCCATTGA
- a CDS encoding tetratricopeptide repeat-containing sulfotransferase family protein: MAGNIYASGIEDAIAGRMDSAEEFLSRSVIGAPMFADSHNNLGVVLQSSGKHEAALAAFRKALTIKPEYALALSNMGASLAALERLGEAEQAYRHALALDPVNAIALGNFGAILMRCGKAVEAEGALTQALVLQPDFILAKVCLGEILLSGGREAPALPLWAELVEAQPDVPAHRMAFAAALRACERPQEAKAQLEIAHSLDPALPDAIFRLGRMEEELGDLDRARELFRRAIEIRPAHFVYHASLVNVAKLSQNDPVFQEMEKACSSDDPLELQEKINLFFAFGKALDVVKRHEESFDVICRANALRRSATIYDERRALEGLRAIRRAYSAPVARGTGVYTVPGDPIFIVGMPRSGSTLVDQMLTSHSEVASVGESRALPEAIREFRNDNPDWQFPRNALEMTEAQCGAIHHNYTRITGKIAVQLTGKTSPRAICDKLLSNFRYLGLILNVFPNAKIIHTCRNPIDSCLSTFGINFADQAFTYDLGEIGRYYREYALMMQHWHKVLPVDAILDVRYEDVVADTEGSARRILDFCGLEWDDACLRFHETDRPVRTASVAQVRQPIYQSSARKWQPSKEKLEPLLKGLGLQSASP, from the coding sequence ATGGCTGGTAACATTTACGCATCCGGTATCGAGGATGCCATTGCAGGGCGCATGGACTCGGCAGAGGAGTTTCTATCTCGATCGGTAATTGGTGCTCCGATGTTCGCCGACAGCCACAACAATCTCGGTGTCGTCCTTCAATCGAGTGGAAAGCACGAAGCGGCTCTTGCCGCTTTCCGCAAAGCGCTCACGATTAAACCGGAATATGCTCTCGCGCTGAGCAATATGGGGGCATCCCTTGCGGCACTTGAGCGGCTTGGAGAGGCTGAGCAGGCTTACCGTCATGCTCTGGCGCTTGATCCGGTGAATGCCATCGCTTTAGGCAACTTCGGTGCGATCCTTATGCGCTGCGGAAAGGCGGTAGAGGCGGAAGGCGCGCTGACGCAAGCTTTGGTTCTTCAACCTGACTTCATCCTGGCAAAGGTCTGCCTGGGTGAGATTTTGCTCTCGGGCGGGCGCGAAGCGCCGGCTCTTCCTCTATGGGCCGAGCTTGTTGAAGCTCAGCCTGATGTTCCTGCCCACAGAATGGCTTTTGCCGCCGCTCTGCGTGCGTGTGAGCGTCCGCAAGAGGCAAAGGCACAGTTGGAGATTGCCCATTCGCTCGACCCGGCCTTGCCTGACGCGATTTTCAGGCTTGGCCGGATGGAGGAAGAACTGGGGGATCTAGATCGCGCCCGGGAACTATTCAGGCGAGCGATCGAGATACGACCGGCTCATTTCGTGTATCACGCCAGCCTCGTCAATGTGGCAAAGCTATCGCAAAATGACCCTGTCTTCCAGGAAATGGAAAAAGCATGCTCTTCCGATGACCCGCTCGAGCTGCAGGAAAAAATCAATCTTTTCTTTGCATTTGGCAAAGCGCTGGACGTTGTGAAGCGTCATGAGGAGAGCTTCGACGTCATTTGCCGTGCCAACGCCCTGCGCAGATCTGCCACCATCTATGATGAGCGAAGGGCTTTGGAGGGCCTCCGTGCCATCCGTCGCGCCTATAGCGCTCCGGTTGCGCGGGGAACGGGTGTATACACTGTTCCAGGCGATCCCATTTTCATCGTTGGAATGCCACGCTCCGGCTCCACGCTCGTGGACCAGATGCTGACGAGCCATTCCGAGGTCGCAAGTGTAGGCGAGAGCAGAGCTTTACCCGAGGCAATCAGGGAATTTCGGAATGACAATCCGGATTGGCAGTTTCCCCGCAACGCGTTGGAAATGACTGAGGCTCAGTGTGGTGCAATCCACCACAATTATACCAGAATCACAGGCAAGATTGCGGTGCAACTGACCGGGAAGACATCGCCTCGAGCGATTTGTGACAAGCTTCTTTCAAATTTCCGATACCTTGGCCTGATCCTGAACGTCTTTCCAAATGCCAAGATCATCCATACCTGTCGAAATCCGATCGACTCCTGCCTTTCCACATTTGGCATCAATTTTGCTGATCAGGCTTTCACTTATGATCTTGGCGAAATCGGGAGATATTATCGCGAATATGCTCTGATGATGCAACATTGGCACAAAGTGCTGCCAGTCGATGCCATTTTAGACGTCCGTTACGAGGATGTGGTTGCAGACACGGAAGGGAGCGCCCGAAGGATACTGGACTTCTGCGGCCTGGAGTGGGACGATGCTTGCCTGCGCTTCCACGAAACAGACCGTCCTGTTCGCACAGCAAGTGTGGCACAGGTGAGGCAACCCATCTATCAGAGCTCGGCCAGGAAATGGCAACCGTCGAAAGAAAAGTTGGAACCGCTGTTGAAGGGATTGGGGCTGCAGAGCGCCAGTCCTTAA
- a CDS encoding NYN domain-containing protein, producing the protein MGTDSSQPLALLIDGDNASPRIIEGLLAEIANYGTASVKRIYGDWTKPNLGGWKQCLLEHSIQPIQQFAYTSGKNATDGAMIIDAMDLLYTGRFASFCIVSSDSDFARLAARIREQGVTVYGFGERKTPRPFITACDKFVYFDVLGGSNGQAEAEQGVPPRTTATRHSQQEAPLAHPALFMLAKAITASADEDGWANLARVGAHLAKQSADFDARNYGFVRLSDLVEASDIAEVARVGDHPKVVMVRLKKNAAAYFANISAQA; encoded by the coding sequence ATGGGTACGGACAGCAGCCAGCCACTGGCGCTCCTGATTGACGGGGACAATGCGTCCCCCAGGATCATCGAAGGGCTGCTGGCCGAGATTGCCAATTACGGCACCGCCAGCGTCAAGCGGATCTACGGCGACTGGACCAAGCCCAACCTGGGAGGCTGGAAGCAGTGTCTGCTTGAGCACTCCATCCAGCCCATCCAGCAGTTCGCCTACACCTCCGGCAAGAACGCGACCGATGGGGCCATGATCATCGATGCCATGGATCTGCTCTACACGGGCCGCTTTGCCAGCTTCTGCATTGTTTCAAGCGACAGCGATTTTGCGCGGCTCGCAGCGCGGATCCGCGAACAGGGCGTGACGGTCTATGGGTTCGGGGAGCGCAAGACCCCGCGGCCATTCATCACGGCTTGCGACAAGTTCGTCTATTTTGACGTGCTGGGCGGTTCCAATGGGCAAGCCGAGGCCGAGCAGGGTGTCCCACCCAGAACTACGGCGACACGCCATAGCCAGCAGGAGGCTCCGCTCGCTCATCCAGCCCTCTTCATGCTCGCCAAGGCGATCACGGCGTCAGCCGACGAGGATGGTTGGGCCAATCTGGCTCGCGTGGGCGCGCATCTGGCCAAGCAGTCGGCGGACTTTGACGCTCGCAACTATGGTTTCGTGCGCCTTTCCGACTTGGTCGAGGCTTCCGATATCGCCGAAGTTGCGCGCGTTGGCGATCATCCCAAGGTGGTGATGGTTCGCCTCAAAAAGAATGCAGCAGCCTACTTCGCCAACATATCGGCTCAAGCCTGA
- a CDS encoding HlyD family type I secretion periplasmic adaptor subunit — MSLAHHWRVIREALKADKERRRNHLGSHEATFLPAALEVIERPVSPTGRYTAWALAIFLLITVAWLVLGRVDVVASASGKILPSGATKIVQSAGSGVINAIHVRDGDHVTKGQVLVELDTTLATAELDQATKALLADELEVARNRAYVDALDGKGVNFVAPQGTPEPVAAAQRQLITAQLAEVNSTVTGYGAARSSSMADAQAAAATKAKLDATLPILDHEVEAMNRLDAKGYAPGMRLLELQRQRRSDQGDRDVAAAQEARGVSEAHKYAEQMAQTRDAARRQAMADLTKAATDAIVKREDVVKATRRAGLVRLTAPADGTVQQLQIHTIGGVVEPAKTLMVIVPAHDDIEVEAHVLNKDVGFVHEGQQAAVKIEAFPFTRYGSVKGTVLSLSRDAVPDQKLGPTYVARIRLARSDIIADGKAVPLSSGMGVTADIRTGSRRIISWLISPIMTTVEQAAREK, encoded by the coding sequence ATGTCTCTGGCTCACCACTGGCGCGTCATTCGCGAGGCCCTGAAGGCCGACAAGGAACGTCGCCGCAACCATCTGGGCTCGCATGAGGCGACCTTCCTGCCGGCCGCGCTCGAAGTCATCGAGCGCCCGGTGTCGCCCACCGGGCGCTACACCGCCTGGGCGCTGGCGATCTTCCTCCTGATCACCGTCGCCTGGCTCGTGCTGGGACGGGTCGATGTTGTGGCTTCGGCCAGCGGCAAGATCCTCCCCTCGGGGGCAACCAAGATCGTCCAATCGGCCGGTTCCGGAGTGATCAACGCCATCCACGTGCGTGATGGTGATCACGTGACCAAGGGGCAGGTGCTGGTCGAACTCGACACGACCCTGGCGACCGCCGAGCTTGACCAGGCCACGAAGGCCTTGCTCGCCGACGAACTCGAGGTCGCGCGCAATCGGGCCTATGTCGATGCGCTCGACGGCAAAGGCGTCAATTTCGTCGCCCCGCAAGGGACGCCCGAACCGGTGGCGGCGGCGCAGCGTCAGCTGATCACTGCTCAGCTTGCCGAAGTGAACTCGACCGTCACCGGCTATGGTGCAGCCCGTTCCTCCTCGATGGCAGATGCTCAAGCGGCGGCTGCCACCAAGGCGAAGCTGGACGCCACGCTGCCGATCCTCGATCATGAGGTCGAGGCGATGAACAGGCTGGATGCCAAGGGCTATGCGCCGGGCATGCGTCTGCTCGAACTGCAGCGTCAGCGTCGTTCCGATCAGGGCGACCGTGACGTAGCCGCGGCTCAGGAAGCACGCGGGGTCTCCGAGGCCCACAAATATGCCGAGCAAATGGCTCAGACCCGCGATGCAGCGCGTCGCCAGGCCATGGCAGACCTCACCAAAGCCGCCACCGATGCCATCGTCAAACGCGAGGATGTGGTCAAGGCGACACGCCGTGCCGGGCTTGTCAGGCTGACGGCGCCGGCAGACGGTACTGTGCAGCAGCTTCAGATCCATACCATCGGCGGCGTGGTCGAGCCGGCCAAGACGCTGATGGTCATTGTCCCGGCCCATGACGATATCGAGGTTGAGGCCCATGTGCTCAACAAGGATGTGGGCTTTGTCCATGAGGGCCAGCAGGCTGCGGTCAAGATCGAGGCCTTCCCTTTCACCCGCTACGGTTCCGTGAAGGGAACGGTTCTCTCGCTGAGCCGCGATGCCGTACCCGACCAGAAGCTGGGGCCGACCTATGTCGCGAGAATTCGTCTGGCACGTTCCGACATCATCGCTGACGGCAAGGCCGTGCCTTTGTCCTCGGGCATGGGTGTCACCGCCGATATCCGCACCGGATCGCGCAGGATCATCTCCTGGTTGATCTCACCGATCATGACAACCGTCGAACAAGCTGCCAGAGAGAAGTAA
- a CDS encoding type I secretion system permease/ATPase has product MSDTQTTEAPEQTIGHASDESGLIAFAALLAMHRMPVDPSQLRHGLGHHLAVTSQDLLRLAKGQKDVKAKALRSTYEKLARTPLPALANGPQGWFLIGRVQDDEALIQLTTPEEGTQGLPVRKVSRSELEAIWDGELVLITTRESMLGQAGKFDFTWFIPQVVKYRKLIGEVLLITLAINLLGLASPLFFQNVVDKVLVHETLDTLTVLGIGFVAVSIWETIFGWLRTRLYSETSQKIDVELGAKLFRHLMGLPIGYFENRRVGDIAMRVRQLETIREFLTNASLTVLVDPVFTVVFLAVMWIYSVKLFIISVLTIPAYIAVAVFVTKPLQARIEEKFERGAANNALLVESISGINTVKASAVEPQWQERWERQLAGYSQASQQVINLGNTGSQLIQLISKLNLAAILYFGAQAVIEHKLTVGGLVAFNMFAQRVSGPVIRMAQLWQDFQQVRIAIARLGDVLNQPTEPGAGSRTALPAIRGTVGFEDVRFRYGLDGPWTLDGINLTIQAGTSLGIVGSSGSGKSTLTKLLQRLYVPHGGRVTIDGTDIAQIDPAWLRRQIGVVLQENLLFNRSIRENIALANPALPLDAVMHAAKLAGAHDFIVRLPAGYDTPVEERGTNLSGGQRQRLAIARALVTGPRILILDEATSALDAESEEIIQNNLKAITQGRTVVIIAHRLSAVRQCDHIIALEKGRIVEHGSHEELLRAGGRYADLHRRQTGLNAMQEAL; this is encoded by the coding sequence ATGAGCGACACCCAGACCACCGAGGCGCCTGAACAGACGATCGGGCATGCCAGCGATGAGAGCGGGCTGATCGCCTTTGCCGCGCTTCTTGCCATGCACCGCATGCCTGTCGATCCAAGCCAGTTGCGCCATGGGCTCGGCCATCATCTCGCCGTCACCAGCCAGGACCTGCTGCGCCTTGCCAAGGGCCAGAAGGATGTGAAGGCCAAGGCCTTGCGCAGCACCTATGAGAAGCTGGCACGGACACCGCTTCCAGCACTCGCCAACGGGCCTCAAGGCTGGTTCCTGATCGGTCGCGTTCAGGACGATGAAGCGCTGATCCAGCTCACCACACCCGAGGAAGGGACGCAGGGCCTTCCGGTCCGCAAGGTCAGCCGGAGCGAGCTTGAGGCCATCTGGGATGGCGAACTTGTCCTCATCACCACGCGCGAGAGCATGCTGGGCCAAGCGGGCAAGTTCGATTTCACCTGGTTCATTCCGCAGGTGGTCAAGTACCGCAAGCTGATCGGCGAGGTGCTGCTCATCACCCTGGCCATCAACCTCCTTGGCCTGGCCTCTCCCCTGTTCTTCCAGAATGTGGTCGATAAGGTGCTGGTGCATGAGACGCTCGACACGCTGACCGTGCTGGGGATCGGCTTTGTCGCTGTCTCTATCTGGGAGACGATTTTCGGATGGCTGCGCACGCGTCTCTATTCCGAAACCAGCCAGAAGATCGACGTAGAGCTGGGCGCCAAACTGTTCCGCCATCTGATGGGCCTGCCCATTGGCTATTTCGAGAACCGCCGCGTCGGCGATATCGCCATGCGGGTGCGACAGCTTGAAACCATCCGCGAGTTCCTCACCAATGCCTCGCTGACCGTGCTGGTCGATCCGGTCTTCACCGTGGTTTTCCTTGCCGTGATGTGGATTTACTCCGTCAAGCTCTTCATCATCTCGGTGCTGACGATCCCGGCCTATATCGCCGTCGCCGTCTTCGTGACCAAGCCCCTGCAGGCGCGCATTGAGGAGAAATTCGAGCGCGGCGCAGCCAACAACGCCCTGCTGGTCGAGAGCATCTCGGGGATCAACACCGTCAAGGCCAGCGCTGTCGAGCCGCAATGGCAGGAGCGCTGGGAGCGGCAGTTGGCCGGCTATTCCCAGGCCAGCCAGCAGGTCATCAATCTGGGCAACACCGGAAGCCAGCTCATCCAGCTGATCTCCAAGCTCAACCTTGCCGCCATCCTCTATTTCGGGGCTCAGGCGGTGATCGAGCACAAGCTGACTGTCGGCGGACTGGTCGCCTTCAACATGTTTGCCCAGCGCGTCTCGGGACCGGTGATCCGCATGGCTCAGCTCTGGCAGGATTTCCAGCAGGTCCGCATCGCCATCGCCCGCCTGGGTGACGTGCTCAACCAGCCCACCGAGCCCGGCGCAGGCAGCCGCACGGCCCTCCCCGCCATCCGCGGCACGGTCGGCTTTGAAGACGTCCGCTTCCGTTACGGCCTCGATGGCCCCTGGACCCTGGATGGCATCAACCTGACGATCCAGGCCGGCACGTCACTCGGCATCGTCGGCTCGTCGGGTTCAGGCAAATCGACCCTGACAAAGCTACTGCAACGCCTCTATGTGCCGCATGGCGGCCGGGTCACCATCGATGGCACCGATATCGCCCAGATCGATCCTGCCTGGCTGCGCCGCCAGATTGGCGTGGTGCTGCAGGAGAACCTGCTTTTTAATCGATCGATCCGCGAGAACATTGCTCTGGCCAATCCGGCCCTCCCGCTTGATGCCGTGATGCATGCCGCCAAGCTTGCAGGGGCTCACGATTTCATTGTCCGCCTCCCGGCGGGGTATGACACGCCGGTCGAGGAACGCGGCACCAATCTCTCCGGCGGTCAGCGCCAGCGTCTCGCCATTGCCCGCGCTCTGGTAACCGGCCCGCGCATCCTCATTCTCGATGAGGCGACCAGTGCGCTCGATGCCGAGAGCGAGGAGATCATCCAGAACAACCTCAAAGCCATCACTCAGGGACGCACCGTGGTTATCATTGCTCATCGCCTCTCAGCTGTCCGGCAATGCGACCACATTATCGCGCTTGAGAAAGGGCGCATTGTCGAGCACGGCTCGCATGAGGAGCTGCTGCGCGCCGGAGGCCGCTATGCCGACCTCCATCGCCGCCAGACTGGCCTCAACGCCATGCAGGAGGCCCTCTGA